GATGTCATACAAATACATATATCAAAACACCTCGTGTACACTGTAACAGGCACGGTGGGAGCCCTGTTATGCTGTAGGCTTGTTCCTCTTCCAGATAAAGGAAGATTATTTAAGTAGATGAATTCATGAAgtcataaatattataaataaaaccggtaaactgaaaaacaggtttttgtaaaaattaaacattcattaaGGTTGTGTAGCTCAAGGAGAAAATTAAGGAATAATTTGTCACCAATTAAAGCAGGAAACATTCATCAGAAAAGCTGGAACAACTTCACCTCTCCTGTTACaatgacacatttaaaacatgtgaTCTCACTGGTGAAGCATCTGAATTAGGACTCAGATGTTGCTTTTGCAGGAAGCTGGGAGCTTCAGATGCGGGATATTTGGGAAACTCCCCCCTTCCACTGGAAGCTGGGGAAATCTGTCAAATGGATCTAAATGGCTAATTTAGACCCTGACTGACCACTAACTGAAAACGAGATGCTTTGGGTGTTAAGCAGCTGTTTTATGGATTATAGAATTGCTTGAACACGTTAGTTAAGTCACCATATAACAAATACCAACTAAAACTTTGCTTATTTTAAGCGCTGACCATTCTTTTGATTTAATAATTCAGCCCGAGCTCCAGTGAACCACAGCCACAGATTCTACATGTGACGACACTGAAGTTAGCCTCTGAATCGCATCTTCATCCGCTACACTTCAGTAAAAAATGATTTCACATTTAATCAATCTGGACCACTTTTGAGgtcaaaatgataataaattttaaaaaataatacaaaatattgagCAAAATTCCTCCACAATGCCATATAATTTCAACTACTTTGAGtatttataaaatctttaaCACATTCGTAAAATCTCAAATATGcgatttcaatttattttttggcatttaAACTAACTTAGCAGTTAGTCAAATGGTGATTTGACAAGTCCGGCAAAAATTGAATTATTCTGCACAGATTACAGGTTACTAAAACATAATTTGGTGTGAGGAAcccattattttatttgtttgttttttcttttacttttgacATTTAAACCACCTTACATAAAGTGTAGCCCCTGTTGAAAACTATAATAATGTAAATGCCCCATCATATTTGAAACCAAATGTTCTACACTGaccaaagatttgttttttgggaTTTGCAAAACCTTTACTCTATTTTTAGAAcacaaaaagggaaattaaatgccTTTAGATTAGAGTTagataattacattttgtgGGTTGAAAGCTGGAAAGTATGGAAAAAACTGCTATTAACCAGTCTCTTAAAATGTGGAATATGGttaataaaagtttcacaaaaacataagGTTACGTTTTCAAGTAATTATAATCAGTTCAGTCCGTTTGAAAAGAAGATTACCATTTTATATTacttcagatgttttaaataaataaaaaaggttcaGAGCCCTTAAACCCTTTATTGAAAGCTCCAAACTGGATACCAACTTCAGCCTCGCTCACATGTGCCGTATCTAACTCTCAAGCTAGGGTCGCGCTAATGATTACATTGTAACAACACTAGCTGTGGGCTGTTTCAATCTGTTAGGCTAAAAACAACTACGATCACAACGAGTCCTAGAAATAACTAGCATATTTACAAGCTCTTAGACCAATTTAGTCCTTAATAACTTCTACTAACATGGCCTAACATTAGCTGCCTGGAAGAGTCCGTCCAGTTAGCTTAGTTCACTGAAGAAAAGAATAAACCAGCACCCAGCATAACGAAAGAAGCTACAACacttaaatgttaaacattgGTGTAGTTTATAATCCGGCCACTTCTCACCTTCTGTCACCTCCAGCACTTTGATCTGCTCTTCAGCGGCGGCGCGCACTTCTTGCACCGGAGACAGGATGGCCGTGAGCGTCTCAATCAGAGCCTCCTTCAATCCCTGCTGGACGGGTCCGACAGCCGGGACGGCCCGACCGTCACCCGCTGCACTCATACCTGCTATGTCTAGGCTCGCAGCCCGCTATGGAGAGTTCAGCTACCCGGGTAGGAGCGGAGCCAAAGAGCCACGGCCACCGAGCGCGCCAATGCATGGAAAAGTAGAGGCGGGGCTTTGCTGGAGGAAACATTATTCAGTCGTTCCGTTTTTTGGATGCGCTTTTGAGCTACAGCGCCCTCTACCGGAGCGGTTGACGAGGAGCTTTAGAAAAGCAgtatttttatacagttttagttaataaaatatctggaaagTATAAGTCACACGCAAAATGGTAGTCCACACATAAACCTTtagtaaaaactttaaaacgtATACCTTTTTAATAGTTGTTTTGTATACTCTATAACTGTGTGTCTTTTGGCCAAGTCTCTCTTGAACaagagattttatttcaaggaaTTCCTGGTGAAAtaatggttaaataaaaaatatataaactggTTGAGAAAAAACCACTAACGTTGACTTTTTTTCTACTTATTGAACCAAAATTGAAGTCTCAAAACAAATAGACCGCAGATTTGTCCAATTGATTTCACAAATGTGAATATAGCAATTGATCAAAAGTGCTTTAGTTATTATACATCACTCCTACGGGCTGCTTAGAACAGGAGGAAAGATGAACGTTGCTCTTTTAATACAATAGGTGGTGCTATGCTGCAGAATCACCGGATCTCTGCTTAATGCATTTTATGCTGCCAGAAAAGGCCTGATCTGATGTTTTTTGAAGCAGCTAAACTCATATTTTCAGACCTCTTGATGGTTTCCTAttataaaagagaaagaatAAACTGAGGATTGAACTAACATAAATGATCTTCATCAGCTTCCAGACTTATGGATGTGACAAAGAAAGGACTTACTGAAAGATTAGTTTGAGGCAAAAATATGAAGGAAAGACAATACCTTCAAACAATGGGCCAGGgactaaaatttgaaaatacaaatatgtgaccatcctctttttctttttccaatctTATCCAGATTTCGAAAATATTGAAATCAAATatcaaactttttcaaaagtaaatGGTGAATTGAGTCTCAAAAGCTAGCCAGATGATTTAGCATTGTGTTGGTTTGAAACAAGTcatataataattaatattacaGCACTTTAATGTTTGTCATCTGAAGTTTGAGCTCTTCTAGAGCCGTCTTTACCTGATGAAAGACAACTGGATTATTGATCCGAACAGATTCTGATCAAAGTGCAACAAGAAGCAGCAGTTCAGTGATTTCTTCTATTCACAGTAATTGTTTATGATCctcatttcagaaaaatgtggcCGATAAAGTAGCAAGATAAAATCGGACTTCTGGTTTAGTTCCTGGTCATGCAGTTAAAACTACAGCAAtatagaaatgcataaaaattttaatttgattcagctttacaaaatattttttaaactagacCAATTACtgtaatttactttttacttagtgtctacatagatttttttaaaggggtATTCATGATTTTATGTGCAATCTGACTTGGTGTTTAAGTGatgattgtgtttatttttagatttgtgCTTTCCTATCCTATTTTTTGCTGCTCCTTGGCAGAGTAGATATTGTCTCTTCCAGAGTTTTCCTTTTATAAACAATTTCTTTAACGGAACCTACAAACTGAGAATATGaatggatgaaaagaaaaattagatGATAGCTAGCTGGATGGGTGATTGATAAAGGGACAAACAGCTAGCTAAGCTAGATGAATGaatgattttcttaattttaaaacttaaaaacagaaaatggggTCCTTTAAAAAATTCCTGAACTTgatattaatcaaaaataagGGGTCTTTTTTAAAGAATCGTGTTATATTGGAGGATCTAAACAAGTCTCATCTAGCTCTGAGGattgtaaaagttgcagaccTCTGGACTAAGTGAACAATGCATGACATTTCTAAATAGACAAATGGATAGCAGGAACCTCTACACAACAGGATAAGTGTGTAATGACGCAAATATTTCTCCCATAATCATgttctttttccatatttaccCATGTGAGGAAATAAAACCCTAAATCAGAACCAAACGGGTCCAGATTGAGTAGGAACTCTGCAACTAGAACGCACCGCAACCTCCATAAAATTGGATTTTACTAAAACTGCTTTAGCCTTTGTGTGACTGTAATGTGGACTGAACCAAACactaaaataactgttttaGAGGCAaagaacagtttgttttatgtaaaaaaaaaaaaaaaaaaacttttcccacTTGATATGTCCCTCTCCCTCAAAAGAGTTAAaaactaagaaacaaaaaattaataccAACCTGGGCACCAGCTCAGGTGTACCGCAAATCCaatcctatatatatatatatatatatatataaataaaattgtgttaaGAGTCAGTATTGTCACTACACAGCATTAAAGTGGTGtgtctgatttttcttttttcaattttttaaaattcctatTATATAAACCAGAGAGGAgtcaaagaagaacaaaaataatcaatgaacaaacaaaatgtggaaaaacaatgtaaataacCAACAGACGAAAGGCCTCCTCCCCGACAGAACACTCCTCCCCATTCGCATCTCGCTCAGCGGCGGCAGCGGGACGGAGGGTCGGGTGAGCTGGTCCGGACGTGGTGGCACCGACCCGTCCAGATGTACAGCGCAGTGAAACATAACTTACATGTTTAGCTCATTTTTCACACGTACAGTCGTGATCAAGGCACAGGGATCTTCTacaagttattttcttttcttcaataaagttgtacaaaataatacattttacagTCTGTACAAGAATAATAGTCCAGcagtaaataaaaagacagacgCACTTAGAGCCGggcagggaggaggaagaggaggtgacAGAACAAGACAAGGGGAGAAGAAGGAGGGAGCTGACGATGAGGatcatctgtgtgtgtgtatatgagTGTGTGTGCCCAGTTATAAAACGTTGCATCCAGTCTCTGCAAATCTTTAAGGTCATGATTTTCTGTTGCCGTTTATCCTCAATAAGTCAAACCTGTTCTTTATTTTCCACGTTAAATAGTTGACAAATAGCAGCAGAGGTAAATAGGGACAAAGATGTAGAGTAACATGTTGGTGcatgagtgtgtgcgtgtgtgtgggatGGGGGGGTTAAATGGTGCACAAAGGCAGATCTCACACACTGTGTACACCGACAAACAACATGGggtaaaaactaacaaaaacttaaaacttgAATTGTGTTATTACAggaatatataatatttatatttatatgtatttatatatatatacatatttatatacacacatatataaatatctatatatatagcttggatttttttttgcactgcatTAAGTTCATTGGTATGCATGATTCTTATGCATCGtatgatattttttgtttgcttgtgtttCCTTGACTAGTTTCTTGATGAGCAGTCCATGAGAGCAGCGTGGCTTCATCTCAGAGTCACTCTCACGTCCGCAGGCAGCCATTAATCAATTAGTCTGTCCATGCCGGGcacaggagaaaataaaacaaaacaaaacaaaaaaaatcaaacaggtGACAGCCACTCCTCTGTTTCAGCTTGCCACCATCTGAGTCCATCTGTTCTCTTCAGCACGCGGTGAATAAACTCCTGCATGTGAGCAGATTCCCCCCTCTGCTAACTATTAGAGCAAGAGGCTGGAGAGGGTCATGATTATTCAATATTCAAGGGTCTGAATGTCTTATTCTGTAGTGCATGTGTACCTGTGAGAGGGTGGTCGTATAAATGAGAGGCGGACAGTCGATGGTAAAGAGTCTTCCCACTTTTCCGTGGTTATGTGTTGGATTACCAGGAGGATCAGGTGGAGGAAAGGAGAGGTCAGGCTTATCGGTCGTTTAGGTGAATTTGGTAATAGTGAAGAAGTGATTGGCTAACTGGTCGTAGTGAGGCGGGTGGTCGTTGGGTAAGTAGGGCGGGCCTGGCGAAGCTGCGCATCACAAGAGCTCGTACTGCCGTAGGTGCATCCTCTGTATGATGTCCCGACAGTCACTGAAGACGCGCCGGATGTTTTCAGTGTCGACGGCGCAGGTGAAGTGCGGGTAACAGTAATGCCGTCCGTCCCCACTGGCTGTGCTGATCCTCTGAAGACATACAGGAAAGATGAGGATAGTAGTGATGAATCTTGAGAGCCCACACACAGAAATGCAACGGGCTTTCCGATAAAACAATCTTCTGTTTGCAAAAGTAAGATGCAAACCGAAGCATTTTAACTATTTAATTTACaactttgttaaatttttttcacgTTTTACTGTGTTAAGTTGGGCTGATTTACAAGCTTAAGAAAATGCACTGcactaaaatctaaaatcattAAAAGTAGGTcacatgttttcagaaaaagttttacattaaacaccagaagaaaagtaaacctaattatataaaaagattattattttctacTAAGATTTTAATTGCCAAATATTTGTTTGATGCAGTTATGACCATCATAACTGTTTATTCGCTTTGGTACACATTCATCTTTCAATCCTATTTAACTGAAACGCTACTAGAGAACattcaaacagtttttaaatacaTGCTTATTTAGAATAAGacttgacattttaaacagtaaaataaaatgtttccgtTTTAGTGTCTTGTTCGTGAGAGATGGTGGGATTGAAAGAGAGATGGACCGATACATTTGGACTTCGTCTGCTGTAATAAGCAAAAAGTGATAAAATGGAATTCTCTATGGAAAGTAACCTGGAGCACATGCAGTAGCTTTATCtaagaacaaaaatacaatagaaTTATTTTACTTGTCAATCATAAGGTTTTgtgaataaattagaaattgGTTGTTtaaagtgctaaaaaaaaaaaaaaaaccccgtcACCAAGAAAACGACCTTTGCACGAACCAAAAACTCATCCCGTATGAAGTACTTTGCTCTGGTCACCCTGGGATCCTCTCCTGGTTCTGGTATTGCTGttgaaaaggaagaaatacAGTCAACCTTTCACATATGGAGCACACACACCTTCACTTATTAAAACCATCCGTTTTGTTTCAGAGAAgatattttaacatgaaaatttaaagtaaatctCAACATTTAGTGGGTATCATTATCACTGGAACAGAGCTCAACACGTACagataaacataaaatgcaGGTCAGACGTCTGACTAAAGGTTTGGTAACTCACCATCATCAGGCGTAGTGTAGCGTGCAAATTCTCCAAAATACTCCTCGATTTTAGATTTTCCCGCCAAAACCTTCTCAGCTAGAAGATCCTGTTTGTTCAGGAAGAGGATTACCGAAATTGTCCGTAGCCACCTGTggagaaaaattatgaaatctGGAATTAGATTagacaaaaaatgtattcatgaaaaaaacaatgaagtcATAAGTAATAGTGTCTACAAGAATTTTACTTTGTGTATTGAAAGAACTGAGTAGATCAACACAGTTAAAGAGAGAATTtgcttgttttacatttactatTTACTGAAtctagtaaaacaaaaatccgCTGGACCTGTTGTTCCAAATGTTCTTGAACAGATTTAGCGCTTCCTGTAGTCTGTTGGTATGATTGTCTTCTCTGATCACCATGTTGTAGCTGCTACTTGCTACCACAAAGATGATGGCCGTCACATCTGGACaagagttaaaaaaacagacgttaagggaaaaaaaaatcatgtttccGTTCTCAACCATAATttccaaaacacatttatagCACATGTTCAGATATTAGTGCCTGTATGTAATAAAACTATGTCAAACTAAATAGTAAATTTTATCTGAATAATAATCTTCATTTGGTCAAAAGCAGTAAAGTTGACATCTAACCATTAAAACACTGGATCCATTTTCGGCGTTCATCCCTCTGACCTCCGACGTCAAACATACTGCGACACAGGAAGTTAAAAtttcatttgaatcaggtgatAATAAAAGGTTTTATAATAAAGGCTTTTGATAATAAATAAGCATTTGTACCGTAAATATTACGtaagtcatttttattgtgaCTATAACCTTAATCACCTAATACAAACTTACTGGAAATTCACTTTGTCGATTTGAAACCTGGTTTCAAAGATCCCAGACGTCAGAACTCTGCATCTCAATAGGTCCtgaaagagaggaggaaaagcAAACTGTAAATATAGGAGACTTTTATTAAACAGTCTTTGTTTTGCATGAACTAAACTGGTGGGAAAAAAGCGTTTCCAACAATATCTTTTCCCCTTTGAACAAAAACGAGACTTAAGACTTTGGAGCTTTATTCAACTTTAGGAAAAAGCATGAATGGATGGTTTCTCCtcttttaaatgttatattttattgatatgaTTATTACCTGtcttcaaaaagtaaaacaataataaataagaagcattaaataaaagcagacaaaaataatttacaggaCAAGTTCTCATTGAAGTCATGGTTAAATACAAGctgaaagtaatttaaaaaggtttctGTTAAACTAGTTTACAAATTAGCATGTCTGATTTCAGAGGCGATCAAACTGACTTCTACACcttaatgacaaataaaatgtggaatATCAAATAAGTGAGTGCTTATATAGTTGTCCCATTTAAAgtgactgacctaattcaacaCAGGTCCAGCCAAATGGAGCTAGTATTTTCATAATGAGTGGAATAGAAATCACCTGAGACAGTGACCGTCTCATTTAGCAGAAATAGGCtttcactttaaagtttttttttcagcttttgttatttatttttttgcaaatttttgtgTCAAAAGGCCCAATTTTGTTAAtaatgattaattattaaaagcaataaaaagagtGAAAAATCCAATGGGTGAATATTTTAATAGTCACATAATAGGAAGAAATGACCTTTCAGATCTACTCTTAAATTTGTCTGTGTTGTGgatgttgttgctttttgacATATTTGCCTACCTCTTGTGGTCGGAAAGGTTTTCTAAATGATTGCTTGATTTCACAAATATGACAAACAACAAATCTGgactaaaaactgaaatataaatgcGGTTGATtgataaatgtattatttaataatgggagtgaatactttttctaCACTGGACCAGGTTgtttcaggctttcatgcactTAAATGGTaatagttttttggggttttttaaggTTGAAATGGTCTGatgaagatttatttaataatatgaaacatttacgtgtgacaaaataaaataaaaaaattaatctgtaCTTGTTCACTACTAAGCAATACACAAATGAAGTGACATTAAGGGGAAGTGAAGTTATtagtaatgaaaacaaatgattggAAAGTGACACACAATAGTGAGCAAGTAGAGCTAGTGTGCTCAGTACCCgtgcacacaaaataaagcaactaaTTAAATAACTCGTTTCCTCGTTGAGTTCTGTAAATAAGGTGCATGATTGATGTTTGTGGAAAATCTGGTACATCTTACCTGATCCGTGGGGGTGTAGTCGTTCTGCCTCACCACATCAATCCTGTCTAAGAAGctgcaaacagaacaaataaaaacaatcagaactGAACTTTTACACAAACCTATTGACACACAAAGACAGCTGTGTATGTTTCTATGATTACAATTCCCCACATGTCCTGCTATTGCACGACCAACACGTACAAAGTCTGTGTACAGTCAATAGTGAAAGCATGGGAACAATTGGAGCGGCTGTGACTGAGCGGCCACAAGGGGGCGCTGTGTTTGAAGCTGCTGTGAGATTAGAGGCAGCCAGTCTGAGTCACCAGCAGCAGTTGGCTCTGTCAGACCAGAGGAGCCTCGTCAATGGAGCTGCTGTAGTAGTACATGAGTACAGGAGGAGGAGtgtggatttgtgtgtgtgtggaatcGGCTATGTGTATGTGCGTGGGTGGGTATGCAAGCCCACAGCACATTCAGATTTGCAGACTGCCCACCCAAAGGCATGTTAATTGTTTTGCTGCACTGAGTGATAGTGCTGTCGCTTTTCAAGGTGCGAGTCGCTCTCGCGCTTTCTGGATGGCTGAATCAGAGTCAGCTGCTTTGAGGTGTTTGCTCCATCGAGTCAGGGCCGTGAGGGGAGTGAGGAAACACTGAGGTCAGTTCAGATATACTGAGAGCAAATCTTTAAACTGTTGTGGCAACAAACTCCCCtcctaaaaaaagagaaatcagtGTGCAAAGAATCAATCAACAGGCTACTaaactgaatgtgtgtgttttaaaggaaTCATTTACAGGCAAATTGAGGAAAACACAATAATGAACAGCAGCGAGGAGAATATATACTATTATATATAAGAAGGACTACTCCGTCTTTCTCATGTactattttttgttaaaatctatataaaaaaataataatcaaaggATTAAGTCAAATTAAGCAATAATAATTTAAGGCACAAGGCACTCAGACATACAGTCTGCACGTTTCCATGTCTGAAGTTGCAAGAAGTCTCAAGTTTACAATAAAGTCTGGCCATCATGCAGAGTTGTGCTTCTCAACTGGCTGTAATGTCACACTTcattaagatgaaaaacatttcaggaaaGACATGCGATAATGGATAACAAAAAGCTGAAGTAGTGACTTGaatcaaaagaaataaacatattaatcacatttctacagcaaaagcattaaaaatacagTAGAGTtctaagaaaaaatacaaatgtattaaCCCTTGTAAGTTGCTTGGGTCTGTGGGaccagtttttacttttattatagcaaagaaaatacaactaCCGATTTTTTCAAACTGAGACTCATTGGCCTTGATTCCGATATTTTCTACGAAGAACataattcaaaaaaaaaatctgatgacCGCCACCATATGTTACGGAGTGAAGGCTTCTTCAATCACCACAGAGGCTTGGATATCTTTTGctgaacatttttgttcagtttttttttttttacaaaaaacagcatAAGGCAACAGCTGTTCGTAACCTAGCAACCGAAATTAACAGAAGGCAAGACAGTGACAAAAGACAGAACCAGATCCTGTTAagcattcttcaaaataaaagacttctTCTATCCAAATAAATAATGCCTTGCacttaaatatgtttcacttgATCCTTTGTAATTATataccagtggttcccaaagattttctgggtccccctatggattacaattaacaaaaaacaaaaaagaaaaaataaatcaactgggcacagacatcgttcaaccagacataaacctatacacatattttgttttcaaactccactgaagtttatttcacacttcaggttgcaggTTGTGGGAACCTGCAACACTTCAGGTTCCCACACTTTGGGGACCACTGTTATATACAATCATGTTAAATTcagttaataataatcatcatgtAAATTATGCTTAACATGTAATTGGAAATCAGTCACTTATCATGCAAATTATACTCAACTT
Above is a genomic segment from Xiphophorus couchianus chromosome 20, X_couchianus-1.0, whole genome shotgun sequence containing:
- the LOC114134934 gene encoding guanine nucleotide-binding protein G(s) subunit alpha-like isoform X1 gives rise to the protein MGCLGNSKTEDQRNEEKAQREANKKIERQLQKDKQIYRATHRLLLLGAGESGKSTIVKQMRILHVNGFNAEEKKQKIHDIKNNIKEAIETIVAAMNTLTPPCQLACPANQSWINYVLSLVNQKDFDFPSEFYDHTKTLWHDEGVRACWERSNEYQLIDCAQYFLDRIDVVRQNDYTPTDQDLLRCRVLTSGIFETRFQIDKVNFHMFDVGGQRDERRKWIQCFNDVTAIIFVVASSSYNMVIREDNHTNRLQEALNLFKNIWNNRWLRTISVILFLNKQDLLAEKVLAGKSKIEEYFGEFARYTTPDDAIPEPGEDPRVTRAKYFIRDEFLVRAKRISTASGDGRHYCYPHFTCAVDTENIRRVFSDCRDIIQRMHLRQYELL
- the LOC114134934 gene encoding guanine nucleotide-binding protein G(s) subunit alpha-like isoform X2, which translates into the protein MGCLGNSKTEDQRNEEKAQREANKKIERQLQKDKQIYRATHRLLLLGAGESGKSTIVKQMRILHVNGFNAEEKKQKIHDIKNNIKEAIETIVAAMNTLTPPCQLACPANQSWINYVLSLVNQKDFDFPSEFYDHTKTLWHDEGVRACWERSNEYQLIDCAQYFLDRIDVVRQNDYTPTDQDLLRCRVLTSGIFETRFQIDKVNFHMFDVGGQRDERRKWIQCFNDVTAIIFVVASSSYNMVIREDNHTNRLQEALNLFKNIWNNRWLRTISVILFLNKQDLLAEKVLAGKSKIEEYFGEFARYTTPDDAIPEPGEDPRVTRAKYFIRDEFLRISTASGDGRHYCYPHFTCAVDTENIRRVFSDCRDIIQRMHLRQYELL